In Lycium barbarum isolate Lr01 chromosome 9, ASM1917538v2, whole genome shotgun sequence, the DNA window ATGATACTGGTATAAAACAATAGCAGAACTTATAACACAAAAAGTTACACCAGACTCTAAAAGTAAATTTAAAATAGCAGAAACTATAAAAATTGTACCTCTAACGTGAGTGCCTGctaacttttctttttctttttcataatTCCCGTCAAATCTAATAGAAAAAGTCTGGTAAATATTTAATGAAGACTAAAAGTGTTGACTTTTAGTAAACTTAAAGGACCAACGACAACaactccccaatacttctttgtgCTTCCTCTACCTCTcttgaaaccatccatagctcaTCTCTCACACCTCTGCACTGGCCTCCGTGCATCACCTCAGCACATGCTTGTACCATCTCAGCCTCACTTCcccatcttgtcctccactgaggCCTCTCCTACCTTGTCCTGGATAACCTCATTTCTAATCTTATCTTTCCTAGTATGCCCACAGATCCATTGCAACATCTTTATTTCCGCAAACTTCATCTTCTGGacgtgagatttcttgactgTCCAAAAGTCTACCTCATACAACATAATTGTTCTAACCATGACTCTGTAGAATTTACCTTTAAATTTCGGTGGCACCTTTTTGTCACACCAAAACtattaaatactccctccgtttacttttacttgtccactatttaaaaaataataaatgaagtgcataatttaccaataTGCCCATAGTAattagtgcatatttttattggatttgaaaaatgatttgaagtgagtaattaatactatgggtaaaacaggaaaataAAATTATCTTCTCTTTATATGCTAAAAgagataagtaaaagtgaaatttatttttaaaatactggacaagtaaaaatggacagaAGGAGtaatacttaagggactattttgaacctaccttAAACATAAGGGAACATTTCAGTCATTTTCTCCCTTGTTAAGCATATAAATAGACCCCAAAATAAAAGGTCATATTACCCTTTTTCAAAGGGCTCAAGGTTTATCAAACATCCTCACCTTAAACCCTAGCCTCTATTCCTCTGTTATTCAACAGTTATTATGGGTGGTTCACGGCGAAAATACAAGAGATCAAGAACAAAAGTTCGAGTGGGTCTCCCAAAAAAGAACCCTAATGTATTCAAACCCGCGTTTTCACTCCCACCAAAGCTGAAGTCACTAGTGAACTCACATTGGGATGATAAGGGCAGCGTAATCGACAATTACAAGTCATTCGGCGTCGTTTCGAACCCTAATTTGCTTGGTGTTCGTTGCCGGACATCTCATATGATTGAAACTGATAGCCTTCAGGTGCCGCCGCCGAAGAAGAAACAGAAACCTATGGATATGGATGATGACGTGGATCGGTTTGAGGATTTGGATGATTCTGCTAGTGACGTCGAGGAAGATGGTCAGTATCCCTTTTACAAATACTCTTAGGGGTCCAAATTTAAGTCTACAAGTATTACGTATACACCCTATTAGTAAATCATGGCGTTAATAATACCAATACTATTTTTATACTTAAACACCCTATCCAGTGCTATTCAATAGTAATGCAATACGTGCTATTTCTAATACAACAAACCAATTAACCAAACAGTCGATAAGAAATAATGTCAGCATAATTCATCCTAGTACTAAGAGGGCGTTGGTAGCTAGTTAGGAGGCAAGTTATTCACGGATACATAAATAATACCacgtttggtagctagttaggaggcaagttattcatgtataaaatcatgcataagtaaTAAGTTGGTTAGGAGGTAAGTTATTCTCATGTATAAATTTGGTATggtgtttggtttgcaatttagaaacccgcataactaatacatgtataagttatgagaaaATTTATGTATCATTTTATGTAGGGTAGAAGATGAATAATTATACCTTGCATAAAATAATACTCCcttcatctcaatttatgtggcaccgtttgacttgacacaaagtatAAGAACGAAagtaagacttttgaaatttgtggtctaaaacaaaccttaGACATTTGTATGGCTAAagatcatttcattaagggtaaaagggaaattttaaagttaaattgtttctaataatagaaaggtgacattctttttgggacagactaaaaaggaaagggtgTTACATAAATTGGAACGGAAGAAGTACATAGATTTCCTCATAATTAATCCCTGCATTACTAATACATGGATAACTCTAATCAGCTACCAAACGACTTAGTTGTTGTTACTATAGGAATTCGATTGTTTTAATCAACTGTGGCGCCTCAATATCAAACTAGTTGGGTGGGCGAAAATGAAGTACTTCATAACCATTTTGctccattcattcattcatatcGATGCGAAAAATTAGTCTTTTGAGGGAAATTAAGGTTTTTTTAAAGTAAATAGAGGCGCTAACACTGATGTCCAAGTCCCTAACCAGACTAAACTGTTACTTGACAAGCAACGCAGTGGGGACCTAAATGTAAGTGTAGCAACAATTAAGCCGTACATCTGGTTGGTGTTGCTATTTTGGTTACTTCAGAAAAGTTGTGGTGAGCTAAAAGTTCTATGATATAGCTGGACTATGATTAGACATAGTGCAATGTCATAATGCTAATGTTGTTTGATATCCATAGATTTGCCTCTATTTATTGACGTATTAATAAGTCTGGTAAGATATACTATATGGGTACTGAGGAAAATTTCTTTAGCTTGGTgccattctcaaaaaaaaaaaaaaaatctttagctTGGTTGTTGAGTTCTTTGGAGTGCTTCTGAGCTGGGTTACCATAGTGGATGGGGATTATATTTAGAAATGAAAACGTTTTGTACCTGTAggtcctttttttcttttctctttggaAGAAATCATTTTGAAGCCTTCTGCTACGGAGCCTTACATAATTCTGGAATGTTTCAAATGATAGTGGAAACTAGGATTGCGTGCTTAGCAGTGTTttattactctctccgtcccaattaaTGTGGCACCATTTATTTAATTCATCCAGTTAAGATATGGGTTGTTGGGTAAAATGGATTTGGGTTGAGTTAAATGGATTGGATCAGTTAAATAAatttaatagaaataaaaaaattagaattttaTATGACATGGCATGCCAACTTAGGAAAGGAGGGTTTTGTGTGGTAAGTatattttgaggaaaatagtgAAAGTTGGTTGATATTCTGGTCCGAAGAGAAACAAATGTGATGTTTGTAGGGAATTCTCAATACATGGGTGACCTTTTAGGAATTTACTCCCTTAGACAGTTGTGTGGCCATAAATCATTTCATTGAGGGTAAAGaggaattttaaagttaaattgtttctaattatagaaatgtgacattctttttgagacagactataaaggaaatgatgccacttaaattgagacagagggagtactaattATCTGTGACGACAATTGGAAAACTAAAAGCACTATGCACAATCTTTGCCTCATGGAGAAGAAGCTGCCAATTAGGTTTATTAAGGAGTTCATCTATGGAGAGTATGAGAGAGGGATTGTGAGAGGGGAAGTGCAAAGGCCAGCCGTGCTATCTTTCTCCACATGGAAATGCcagttaaattttattttacgATGAATAACAAACTATGTTTGCAGAATTAAGATAATGTCTAGATTACTGTTTTTACTCTTCCTACTGcattacaacaacatacccagtataatccttaccaggtggggtctggggagggtagagtgtacgcaaccCTTACACCAACATTGTGAAGGTAGGGAGTCTGTTTCTgatagactctcggctcaagGAGAGATGCATAGACAGCAGTAATAATAGGCAATAACAGCAATTACCagttaaatatatattttatatctATGAAGCCAATTTAAGTTTATTAGTCTCTGATTCTTCTGTTTTTGTTTATCATAAATGTGATACTTTTGATTCTTGAACTATAGATCTTAAGTCAGCACTTGGGAAGAAACGAAGGGATGGAAAAAGTGCTCCTCTGCAACCACTGACTTCCATACAACGAATTTACATTAGCAGGCTTGTAGAGGAGTATGGAGATGATTATCAGGTAATGATGGGGGATTGGGGGATTTACAAAATTATTTAGCGTGTATTTGCTATGGCGTTTACTTACTGGAGACTAATTTTTCCTCTTTGCAGAGCATGTTCATGGACACAAAACTAAATAAAATGCAGCATTCTGTAGCAACACTAGAGAAACTGTGCAAAAGATATCACATGTACAAGGATAAAAATCCATTACTTGTTGGCAGTTAAAGACAGTCCGGGGAAAATCCAGTACTTCTTGACAATGTGATACTAGCTGGGTCCAGTACTCAGGGTAGGGTCACTCGTTCATTGTGGCTGATCTGGTggctttgcttttttttttcctcctcttTTTGGTTTATAAGTTTTGAATATAAGAGCAGGCGGTTGGTATGATTGTTAGCCAATCTTTTCTCATCAGTGTGCTTGTAGTAGGCTGCATTTACGGAAGTGATGGAAATGAAGAGAGCCCAGATGCAATATTTAGCTTATTTTCATATCTTTAGAATTTCCGTGAATCTTGTGGTTTCATTGTGAAATGAGATTATTATCAGACGGTGGTTGTATTATTTACATGTTACCTCAATGGCGTAACATATTGTTGTCAAAACGAGATTGTGTTTTCATGCAATCAGTGGATGAACACCCGGTGCGGGTAAGTTTTAACAGAAAGATGATACGCAAACAGTTCAGACTTTCGGAAGGTAATAAGAATCTATCACGTAAGGTGTGATGGTGCTACTGGAAGCATCCCTTTAACTATCTTCCTAAACTATGAATTGGCCTTCCACCATGCCGGTGTAATTTTCGGTTCCCTTTAAGCGTTTCCCTCGACATTCCTTCCTTTCCATATATAACATTGATGAAATCGAATTAAAAAGCCAAAGAATAGTAGCTGCTGCATACTCTGTTACATATTCTGGTCCCGAGAAGGTACTTCTAGTGTGGCAGATTCATCCTATTTTTCCATCAGTTTCTTTGCACTAAATTGTTCATACTTTGCAAGTATGATGTCTATATTATTTTAGCTGTGCGCTTGCCGCATAGACCATAAAGGGTTCCATTCAGGACTCGAACGTGATACTCTTACTAATGCCAGTGAGAGATCCCGTCCATCCTAACACATTCCTTGGTGGAGAGACTTGAGCATTGTTTGTCTCACCTCTCAATAGGTTAACGAGCTAAAGACATGATAACAACTTTAGTTGTGCAAACAAATTAAAGTGGGCGACGGTGAATTTGTCTGACATAATGTTGATGAGAACGGTTCACTGATCAGATAAGTACCCTAAGTTCAATTTAGCAGTACGTAGGAAAACACACAAGCTAGAACAGTTTGGGGATCGGAAGAGGAGAGCAAAAATCAGCCTTTATAATAATTGATGTAAAGACTAATAACAGAATAACCTTCTGGCTGTTTTAATTAAATGGATTCATCAATTACTATTGTTAATGCCAATATTGTTACATTTCATCAAAAATATAATAGATAAGACTAGTGGGAGAGATGGCACTATTTGGAAATCTATGTAAATAATTGGATAGGTATTTTGCAAATTACAGCAAAAACCAAGAAAGCCAGAATGGTTTGGTTAGAGCTCAGATGACCTGTTGGCATATTCTTGAACCAAAGCCCCAAAAAGTGAAGGCCTTTCCAGCAATCGAGATGGTCTGTCAAACTCTTTTGCTATTCctgcataaaaaaaatgaaatgttggggtaaaaagaaaattaatttctatatACTAACACTATTAGGCTACTTAAAAGCTAAAATATAACTAACTAGCTATAATTAGTAGAATCAGTAACCTGGAAAATCAGACAGATTATCTGCTATAGTAGGTTAAATCACATTAAAAGTGTTTGATATGAAGAAAAATGTTTTCGCACGAACAATGTTTCAGAGGAAATAAGTGATATTTCCACGTTTGGTGTTTGGTGAGTAAGCAGAATCCGAAGagcatttatatataatctagGCAAACATTATGAGAGGGGGGTGATGGGGCATCGGGGTGAGGTGAAGGGCAGTGAGTGGTGGGGGGTGGCGATGCTGTTGTGGGGGTGtgggttttgggggggggggggggggagataatCAACGTAAAATGCCACTTatagaacttgttttccctactccAGAAGTCATTTTCCTGATTCTTAAAGgtacttgttttcctagagaaaatgtttacCAAAACATTGTGACCtaaccaaacatgagaaaattggaaaacattcgTCTATACTAGACACACCCTACTAATGTGATTCTTTTTTACTGTCCGTTTATATTAGTTAaaccaaaaaggaaaagagaacAATGTATATAAATAAGGGATCAGACTTACAGACAGTATATCATAAGCCTCTAGTTTGATGTTAGTATGAAACTCACAAAATCAGGCAAAGGGAAAAGCCAAACCAGATAGGCCAAGAACTTCATGGCATTTACTACTTGGCAAAGAGAGTAGGTAAAATTCTTCATAGAAGATACTGACCATGCTTGATTTGAAATGATCCTCACATAAAGAGAAATAACCATTTACCAGATTCAAATAAGGTACAAAGTAAAAGGAGagaaatcagtacctgcatctaCAACAAGAACTCTATCGCAATCCATGACTGTTGGTATTCTGTGGGCAATGCTGATTATAGTACAGGTCGCGAAGTCCTCACGGATGATTTTCTGAATCACAGCATCTGTCTGTGAATCAACAGAGGCAGTTGCCTCATCCATAAATAGAAGTCTGCTTCGTTTTAGCATCACTCTTCCCAAGCAAAGAAGCTGCCTCTGCCCAACACTCCAGTTATCACCGTTATCAACAACTATGATTTACCAATGACAGTATTCAGCTATCAGTATGTATAATATTTGAAAAGCATCAATGTTGGTTGCATAATTCAGCAGAGAATCACA includes these proteins:
- the LOC132608920 gene encoding uncharacterized protein LOC132608920; translation: MGGSRRKYKRSRTKVRVGLPKKNPNVFKPAFSLPPKLKSLVNSHWDDKGSVIDNYKSFGVVSNPNLLGVRCRTSHMIETDSLQVPPPKKKQKPMDMDDDVDRFEDLDDSASDVEEDDLKSALGKKRRDGKSAPLQPLTSIQRIYISRLVEEYGDDYQSMFMDTKLNKMQHSVATLEKLCKRYHMYKDKNPLLVGS